Within the Halobaculum limi genome, the region GCGTGACGGTCACGTTCACGATGTCGACGACGTCATCACCATCACCGTTCTCAATGACGTTCCCGACCGTGGCAACCTCTTGGAGACGGTTGCTAACCTGCTTACTGCTCTGTTGACCCGTTTCCTGCGACTTGCTCTGGAGGAAGCCAGCGGTGTTGATCAGCACGCCGGCGGCGATTGCTGCCACCAGCACCATCGCGATGAACACGATGAGCGTGCCGATACCGACCTGACCGCGCTCTTCCTCGTCCGTAATGAACTCGAACATTGTGTGGTTTTCCACTCCCGATTTCGGAGTATCAACTTGTATCCAAACCGGAGTATAATACGTATCGCCCCGTCTATCGAATCTGATTCCCTCCGGGGAATCGAACCGACGGACATTACCGCTGGCCCCACACAGTCGTGACCGACTTCGATGCCGGACGCACCCCAACTCGTCGTCGTCTGTGGACTCCCAGGTGCCGGAAAGACCACCGTCGCGGAAGCGGTGGCGGACCGACTCGACGCCGACCTCCTCCGGACGGACGTGGTCCGAAAGGAGCTGTTTCCCGACCCCGACTACACCACTGAAGAGTCTCGCCGCGCGTACGAGGCGTTGTTGGACCGCGCCGACGCGGTACTCTCGACCGGCAACGCTGTGGTGCTCGACGGGACGTTCCGCCGCGCCGAACGCCGTCGGTGGGCACGCGATCTCGGGGCTCGCCACGACGCCGACGCGCAGCTAGTCCACGTCACCTGCGAGGAGGCCGTCGCGAAGCGGCGGATCCGTGCCCGCGAGGGCGACGCCTCCGACGCCGACGTGGAGGTGTACGACCTTCTGCGCGAGGAGTTCGAACCACCGGAGA harbors:
- a CDS encoding AAA family ATPase; protein product: MPDAPQLVVVCGLPGAGKTTVAEAVADRLDADLLRTDVVRKELFPDPDYTTEESRRAYEALLDRADAVLSTGNAVVLDGTFRRAERRRWARDLGARHDADAQLVHVTCEEAVAKRRIRAREGDASDADVEVYDLLREEFEPPEKPVVVDNSGDLAATRARVRDLF